CTTATAAAAGCATTTAAGCAACACGATATTTTCTTTGAAGATGATGATACAGATGTAAGTTGGGACGAGGAAGCATTTATATCTTGGAACTTCGAAGACAGTTATTTAGTAGAGGTTAAATAGATGACTGGCAACAAAAAAGGAATATTATACACAGTTCCCATAACAATATGGCTAACAGCTTTCTTCCTAATCCCAATGCTTATTGTTTTGGTATATTCTTTTCTAAAGAAAGGAGTATATGGGGGAGTTGAATTTGAATTTTCATTGGAAACATTTAAGATTTTTGCAAATCCAATGTTCCTTTCTATAATTTATAAAACTATATGGATAAGTATAATAGTTACTATAATTACTGTTATTATAGCAGTTCCTACGGCTTATTATATAGTTCGTTCTCGTCATAAAGAAAAACTTATATATTTAGTAATTATTCCATTTTGGACAAACTTTTTGATAAGAATTTATTCTTGGATGGCGATACTTGGTAGCAATGGATTTTTAAATATTATGCTTAAGAAATTTGGATTTATTGATAACTCTATCCAGTTTTTATATAATGTCTGGGCTGTTATAATAATATCAGTTTATACTAGCTTACCTTTTGCTATACTTCCACTTTATGCCACAATAGACAAATTTGATTTTGCTCTTTTGGAGGCTGGTAGAGATTTAGGTGCTACAAATAGACAAGC
This genomic window from Fusobacterium perfoetens contains:
- a CDS encoding ABC transporter permease: MTGNKKGILYTVPITIWLTAFFLIPMLIVLVYSFLKKGVYGGVEFEFSLETFKIFANPMFLSIIYKTIWISIIVTIITVIIAVPTAYYIVRSRHKEKLIYLVIIPFWTNFLIRIYSWMAILGSNGFLNIMLKKFGFIDNSIQFLYNVWAVIIISVYTSLPFAILPLYATIDKFDFALLEAGRDLGATNRQAFFKIFLPNIKNGILTASLFTFVPMLGSYVVPKLVGGTNSIFLGNVIARHLTETRDWPMASTISSMLILVTMIIVVVGIFKKGKGEASE